A single window of Desulfovibrio sp. G11 DNA harbors:
- a CDS encoding NAD(P)H-hydrate dehydratase — MWYIAGTLPGPDPVFRETAAQGPARMSDGWLHLADDSAFPVQRGTEALAATALLACEALGFQPPRLLLAGDTGSGEGSRALYAWLAEHADTLNPEGITFHYLFPDVDWHNRVLMALQALPAPPVLVADAGFMYVAKMSGYADAYDLFTPDIGEMAFLADEKAPHPFYTRGFLLAEEENVAALLERANAHGNCPAHLIIKGRIDHIVCGGRLTGTVKEPSVAAMECIGGTGDLVTGLVTALLAGGISMCRASLAAARLARLLAEHCAPDPGTQVSALLQSLPHVLHNYAEEVLRQS, encoded by the coding sequence ATGTGGTACATAGCCGGCACTCTACCGGGGCCGGACCCGGTTTTTCGCGAAACAGCGGCTCAAGGCCCTGCCCGCATGTCCGACGGATGGCTCCACCTCGCGGACGACAGCGCCTTTCCCGTGCAGCGCGGTACCGAGGCTCTGGCCGCCACCGCTCTTCTGGCTTGCGAGGCTTTGGGTTTTCAGCCGCCCCGCCTGCTGCTGGCCGGAGACACAGGGTCGGGAGAAGGCAGCCGCGCCCTGTACGCCTGGCTTGCAGAGCATGCCGACACCCTGAACCCTGAAGGCATCACATTTCACTATCTTTTTCCCGATGTGGACTGGCACAACCGTGTGCTTATGGCCCTGCAGGCACTGCCCGCCCCGCCCGTGCTGGTGGCGGACGCCGGCTTTATGTATGTGGCCAAGATGAGCGGCTATGCCGACGCTTATGATCTTTTCACCCCCGACATTGGCGAAATGGCCTTTCTTGCCGATGAAAAAGCCCCGCATCCATTTTATACCAGGGGGTTTCTGCTGGCCGAAGAAGAAAACGTCGCCGCCCTGCTGGAAAGAGCCAACGCCCACGGCAACTGCCCGGCCCACCTGATCATCAAGGGCCGGATTGACCATATTGTTTGCGGCGGCCGTCTGACAGGCACGGTAAAAGAGCCTTCGGTAGCAGCGATGGAGTGTATAGGCGGAACCGGCGATCTGGTGACGGGCCTTGTAACGGCGCTTCTGGCAGGCGGCATATCCATGTGCCGGGCCAGCCTTGCGGCGGCACGCCTTGCCCGCCTGCTGGCAGAGCACTGCGCCCCTGATCCCGGCACCCAGGTAAGCGCCCTGCTGCAAAGCCTGCCGCACGTGCTTCACAATTATGCCGAGGAAGTGCTGCGGCAATCCTGA